Below is a genomic region from Methanolobus sediminis.
ATCCGATCTCAAGCCCACGGTTTGCCTGGGCTTCCAGCTCAGCCATGACTGCTTCAGGCACATAAATATCTACATCCCTGAGTCCCTCATCACGTATCCTTCCGGAAAGGATGCCGTCTATGACCGCACTGGTATCAGGAACTATTATTTGTCTGTTCTGTGAACTCTCTTCCATAATTACGAATAAGCTGTTGCTTCTATAAATTATATTGCCACTCTACTTCAGGTAGCATAAAAAAAGAGTGACTGCTGTTTATATTAGCAATCAATTACACATGTAATTTCAGTAAACATCTTCCGGATCGAAAACTTTCTCTCCGACTTCCTTTCCATCTATTGTCCTGAAGAAGCATGATCTGAAACCGGTGTGGCATGCTCCTCCTGCCTGCTCGACCAGCATAAGTATGGCATCCATGTCGCAATCGATGCGGATCTCGACTATTTTTTGTGTATGGCCTGAACTTTCTCCCTTCTTCCAGAGACTCTGCCTGCTGCGGCTCCAGTAATGAGCGATACCTGTCTCTATTGTTTTTTCAAGGGCTTCCCTGTTCATGAAGGCACACATAAGCACTTCTTTAGTAATACTATCCTGTGCGATGGCCTGGATGAGACCATTGTCATATTTCAGATCATCGAGATTTATCATGTCCACCACTAATTGCTATATACTATAAAATACTATTATCTATCAGTATTAATATAATTCATTATGAATTAATCATAAATATTTTTATTATCAGGGGTATAACTATGGATTACAGTTTTGATGGTACAGGTGGATTCAGAATCCCTACAGGTATAGCCGGACTTGATGTACAGCTTGGAGGAGGAGTTCCTCCGGGATCAACTATTCTCCTTCTTGCAGAACCGGGAGCAAATTCTGAGATGTTTGCTCAGCAGTTTGTTTATGGCGGCCTTCTGAACAATGAAGATGTTTTCTATTTTACTTCTGAACATCCGGCTCAGGAGATAGTCCATGAGATGGAGGACATGAAATGGGACGTAGAAAAATATATGGATGATGGCCATCTTCAATTTGTCGATGCATATCTTCCAAGATTCTACAGTGTCCTTCCCAAAGAGTTAACTAGCGACCTGTCAGCAAAGGATTTCCTTAAAAAGGGAATAGATTCCATGGGTCTTCTTAAAGCAACCGTGAGGCAACCAAGAGACCAGAAGTATCGGGGCGTTGTGGATTCCATATCATATTTCCTGCGTGCTTACAACCTGAACAGTGTGGTGGAAGCTATTGAAATGATATCTTCTATTGGAAAAGCCACAGGATCCATTCAGCTTATATTGATGACAAGCGGCATGCATGACTCTATTACAGAGAACACGTTGCGTCATATCTGTGACGGGGTCATAGAATTCAGGATAAAAGAACGTGGAAGTGAGATTGAAAGGACCATTATGATACGAAAGATGCGTGGAATGCTGGTTCCTAACAGGACGATTTCCTACATGGTAACCCATAAAGGAATTGAACTTGAAACGACCACCCGTGTCCTCTGATACTGGCTCTTTTCAGGGTCTTTTTACCTTTACTTTTTTATTCACAGAAAGCTATTTTAGTTAACCGGTAAAATGGATAATGATCATAATGAAACAGGAACTAGTGCGAATATTGAGGGATATTTTCATATCAGCGGGCTATGATATGTCCGAATCATTCAGGTTTGACCTTATAGCCGAAAAGGACGGCTCAAAGACGTTCATTAAACTTTCATATAATCCTGACCTTGAAGATATAAGGGACTTTAAAGGACAGGTGACAGAAGGCCAGGCTCTCTACATACTGGCAGGAGAGGTTACTAACTCATTCTTACTCAATGCACGCGACATCGGTCTGACCGTGTGGACACGTGACGATATGGCTGTAAGGATCGGCAGGGCGATACTTGCGGATATGGAAGGAACGACTAAGGATCTTCAACTGCTTGATGGGCTATGTACAAAGAAACCTGCTTCCAGCAGTGTTGACGAGGTTGCAAAAGAGGCTATTAATGCGATATTTGGTACAGGTTCGTCACCCCATGTAGAAGAAAAAGCTCTTGAAGAATCTCTTGCATCACGTCCGCCAAGATCCCCTTTTATTCCGGACGAAAAACCTATGGAAGTTCAGTATTATCGCCCTCGTGCAGCTCCTCCATCTGTGGAAATGACTCCAGAAGGCTCTTATGTATCTGAAGCATTTGATGAACCTGAAGTAAAAACTGAAGAAGAATTTATTCAGGAACCTCTTCCGGTTCTGGAAAAACCAGCTACTCAGGAGCCAGTAGTTATGAGCCTTCACTCTCCGCCGGTGAATATATCTGTTGATAAGGCCTACTCCTTAGCTGCTCCGCATATCCGTGGTGCAAACGCAGCAATACTGAAATTCGTACCTTTCTGGATGTACAGTTACTCCCTTAATGTGGAACACCGTTACCGTTCCAAGATCATAGATATTTCCGGAGATGGTTCAGGTTATCTCAATGCTCTGAATGGTAATCAGGAGGAAATGCGTCTTCAGAATATCCAGAAGACCGTTGCTGTGCCAAATGTGGAATATGATGTCAAGATGCCTGCAATCACTGAGGAAGAAACGACTAAAAAATTGCTTGAAGATGTCATTGAGGAATATACACGCGACCTGCGTTTTGATAATACACAGGGTGATGCGATCATCTCCGAACACAAAAGGTTTAAGCCAGCAGCATCAGATATTAATCTTAGTGTAGAACTTGTCTATGTGCCTGTATGGGAAGTTAAAGGTCAGAGAAATTCAGTCGAGATCAACGCTTCAAGTGGTGAAGTTCTGCGTAATCCAGTTGATGATGATGTGGAATTTGTATAACCTTTATATCTTTGACAGGTGCCCAGAAAGTTCGTACTCATGCGAATAAACTTATATATCAAAAACACATATAAGGGATTACCCGGTAGTCACCTTGTATCAATTTCAAACAAATAATGAGGAATCAACAATGGTAGAAATAACTGACAATGCAGCAGTCGAATTAAAATCACTGCTTAAGGAACAGGGTAAAGAAGGTCTTGCTCTCAGAGTATTCGTTGCAGGCATGAGCTGCTGCGGTGTGCAGTATGGAATGTCACTTGAGGACGAGATCAGCGAAGAACATGACCTTGTAGTTGAGGACAAAGGACTTAAGGTCGTCATGAACAAGGACGATGCAGATAATCTTTTAGAAGCAAAGATCGATTACGTGGATGGTCCATCCGGTAAGGGCTTCATCATCGATAACAATAACGGCGGTGGCTGCAACAGCTCATCCTGTGGTGGCGGTTGCTGCTAAGCAACAATTATCTGGCTTATTAAACAATTTCATATAAGGTGATTACATGTTTCCGGGAATAGGTGGCAGGGGAATGAACCCTGCAAAAGTCAAACAGATGATGAAACAGATGGGTATAAACATCACTGAGATCGATGACGTTGAACAGGTTATTATCAGAACACCTGCAAGGGATATCGTTTTTAACGATGCCAATGTCTCAATTATGAATGCTCAGGGTGTGGATACTTATCAGATAGTCGGTACTCCGGAAGAGGTCGCCAGGGAAGTCCAGATACCTGATGATGATGTGAGGCTCGTTGCAGAGCAGACAGGAGTTTCCGAGGATCAGGCACGTGAAGCATTGAAAAATGCCAACGGTGATCTGGCAGAAGCAATTCTGGCACTCTCATCATAAATTCTTTTTCTCTTTTTTAGTTATTTTATCTCGTCTTGAGTTTATTCTTTTATATTCGGTTTTCAGGTTTGGCTGTTGTTTTAACCGTGACAGTTGCTAACATATATCTCATATTTATTCATACAAAAAGATCCACTTTTATGGTGTTTTATCGTTCTAGAGACCAAAATAGGTATATAATATCGTCATGATTATACATGATAATTGAGGAGTAGCTAGCTTTAGACTGCTCTTTCAATGCGGTCCCTTTCATGTCCCGGGGTTCCACCTGGAACCTTTGTTTGTTCTTCAAAATGACATGAGACGGTTGCTCTGCAGGTATTGGTTCAAGACCTTGAGATAACTCGAGGTCATGAAATAAACATAATGATTATTGATTATGAATGGAGTAAACATGTCTGAAAATTTTGATGTCAAATTGGATGGGAAAAGCTATCTTCCTGATCCTTCCGTCAAAGAAAATTCATGGATAGGCGATTATGAAACTGCTTACAATGAATTCTTAAAAGATCCTGAAAAACACTGGGAAAACGTCGCTGAAGAACTTGAGTGGTTCGAAAAATGGGATAAGGTCAGAGAATGGGACCATCCACATGTAAAGTGGTTTACCAATGCTAAAATGAATATCACTTACAACTGTCTTGACAGGCACGTGATGAACGGTAAGAGAAACAAGGTAGCTATCATCTGGGTAGGAGATGATGGCGAGGAAGTTGTTCTCACATATCGTCAGCTTTACCGTGAGGTTATGAGATTTGCCAATGGTCTCAAATCCCTTGGTGTAGAGAAAGGTGATCGTGTCTGTATCTACATGCCATTTGTCCCTGAGCAGATCATAGCAATGCTTGCATGTGCACGTATCGGTGCTGTACACAGCGTTGTTTTTGGTGGGTTTGGTGCTAA
It encodes:
- a CDS encoding nascent polypeptide-associated complex protein — encoded protein: MFPGIGGRGMNPAKVKQMMKQMGINITEIDDVEQVIIRTPARDIVFNDANVSIMNAQGVDTYQIVGTPEEVAREVQIPDDDVRLVAEQTGVSEDQAREALKNANGDLAEAILALSS
- a CDS encoding RAD55 family ATPase, producing MDYSFDGTGGFRIPTGIAGLDVQLGGGVPPGSTILLLAEPGANSEMFAQQFVYGGLLNNEDVFYFTSEHPAQEIVHEMEDMKWDVEKYMDDGHLQFVDAYLPRFYSVLPKELTSDLSAKDFLKKGIDSMGLLKATVRQPRDQKYRGVVDSISYFLRAYNLNSVVEAIEMISSIGKATGSIQLILMTSGMHDSITENTLRHICDGVIEFRIKERGSEIERTIMIRKMRGMLVPNRTISYMVTHKGIELETTTRVL
- a CDS encoding HesB/IscA family protein, which gives rise to MVEITDNAAVELKSLLKEQGKEGLALRVFVAGMSCCGVQYGMSLEDEISEEHDLVVEDKGLKVVMNKDDADNLLEAKIDYVDGPSGKGFIIDNNNGGGCNSSSCGGGCC
- the hisI gene encoding phosphoribosyl-AMP cyclohydrolase, which encodes MINLDDLKYDNGLIQAIAQDSITKEVLMCAFMNREALEKTIETGIAHYWSRSRQSLWKKGESSGHTQKIVEIRIDCDMDAILMLVEQAGGACHTGFRSCFFRTIDGKEVGEKVFDPEDVY